One stretch of Corallococcus exiguus DNA includes these proteins:
- a CDS encoding YraN family protein, whose amino-acid sequence MGTRRDVGDVAEAEGVRLLESQGFRVVARNWTCRYGELDIVAEQGELVCFVEVRMRSTAAWGDPSHTVSFAKQRRVVKAALHYLFQNGIDGRMVRFDVISVVGQGEHARVEHLPAAFDAGM is encoded by the coding sequence ATGGGGACGCGGCGGGACGTGGGCGACGTGGCGGAGGCGGAGGGCGTGCGCCTGCTGGAGTCGCAGGGCTTCCGGGTGGTGGCGCGCAACTGGACGTGCCGCTACGGCGAGCTGGACATCGTGGCGGAGCAAGGGGAGCTCGTGTGCTTCGTGGAGGTGCGCATGCGCTCCACGGCGGCGTGGGGAGACCCGTCGCACACCGTGTCCTTCGCCAAGCAGCGCCGGGTGGTGAAGGCCGCGTTGCACTACCTCTTCCAGAACGGCATCGACGGGCGCATGGTGCGCTTCGACGTCATCTCCGTCGTGGGCCAGGGCGAGCACGCCCGGGTGGAGCACCTGCCCGCCGCCTTCGACGCTGGCATGTAA